A window of Xenopus laevis strain J_2021 chromosome 1L, Xenopus_laevis_v10.1, whole genome shotgun sequence genomic DNA:
ATTAGGTACAACCTGAAGGAAAGTCTCACCTGAGAAAGTGGCACAATGGGTGCAGGTACAAAGCCCCTGCTGGGAGGCACAAAGGCTCCGTATTGGGATGCATTTGTTTACTGCAGGGATAACATACAATAAATAACCTGGGCCTGGCGGAACACTGCCTCACATATTTATCCATAAACACTCACTCTGGGGGCTCTGGATTTACAAGCAAATTATATACGGAGAATGTTAGAAAGTAAACACTGCTAATGTCTGGGGCTGCGCTAATGGTTCCAGAGTTGGAAACTTACGTTGGCACATACCTGAGATATAAACAGTTGGAATTGTGGCCCAATATTGGTGGACACGTTTTGACcaatttaagggctcttactcatgagcgtttttacctgcactcccctgcgttccgtttttcggcgttcagccgcaggggagcgcaggaatagacgcatttcattatttgaaatggggctgtactcacacaggcacatgtaggcgccgaacgcaggttgagacgcaacatgctgcatttttcctgcattcagcgcccacatgcgcctgtgtgagtacagccccattggaaaaaatctaatgtgtctattcctgcgctcccctgcggctgaacgccgaaaaacggaacgcaggggagcgcaggtaaaaacgctcatgagtaagagcccttatgctgCAGAATCTGTCTGAGACTGATGACATCCCCCAGCTGATTTGCTTATTAGGGTTCCACCCAATGGTCTGCTACTTCATTTGCATTGGACAGTATGGGGTGCAGGGATGTGTGACCTGAGAAGGTTGTTGtcaggatgcagggagttgtagtacaacagcaGCCTCCACCAACTCTTGTTTAAGTTAAGCCTGAGGTGACTGGTAACTTTATTGGCCATCTTGACCCTCAGATTTGTGCTGTGATTTTCTCCCTCGCAGTAGGCTGATGTGATTGCTGTtcagttgctatgggcaacatcactagtgcaatttagcacctatgttagtaaatgagtctTAAGCTGTGAAATCAATGGTAAATGTGCCAAAATATTCACATTGCCTATCTGCAGGCTCTAATTATAGGCAGATCTTCCACTGGTGTGATGCTCTCATGCACAGTGATATagacactcaggggcacatttactaagggtcaaatatcgagagtttataaaccctctaattcgattcaaattaaaatcctacgaattcgaatataaaattcaaaaggatttaccgcaaatcctacaatcgatcgatcgaacgattcgaaagattttaatggATCGATCGAAGGGTTTTACGTCgatcaaaaaacccttagaaaactcacctcggtaggtttaaagtggcgaagtatgtagtcaaagttttttttaaagagacagtacttcgactatcgaatggtcgaacgatttttacttcaaatcgttccattcgaagtcgaaggtcatagtagcctattcgatggtcgaagtacccaaaacaatactttgaaattcgaagtttttttactttgaatccttcacttgagcttagtaaatgtgcccctcaaactctgttgcagttggtcattttttcatttgtatttctgtttgtaAAGCTGTATCTATTTAAGGGTGTAACTTGTCCTCCCAAGTCCCCACGTGTTCCTCTCCACAACTCCAGCAGCCTGGCGAGGGGTGGGAAGTGATTGTGGGTCCTTTCCTGCAAAAGTGGAGTtgctttggttgctatggtttgtGATGCCTGGCAACTGAAAAGCAGATCCATTCTGAGACCGAATTGTTAGTGTTATAATTTAGTATTAATAGTAAATTAATATTCATATACATTTGTGAGCATCTTGGGAAATGATGGTAAACTCCCCCATCTGAAAGTTTGTGGGTACAGTCTCATTACAAGCAAGAaccaggggggaaaaaaacattctctgtattatttcattttacttttagggctgggacacactgggcgatttggggagatttagtcgcctggcgactaatcaccgcgactttccacgaccaatcttccccgaatgcttcccctctctctgcgcctggctaaaatgaaaaatcgcctgcgctaatcacacgcggcgattcgttttccgaagtcgcccgaagtttcctcgtgaggcaacttcgggcgacttcggaaaacgaatcgctgcgtgtgattagcgcaggcgatttttcattttagccaggcgcagagagaggggaagcattcggggagaaaagtcgctgcgattagtcgccaggcgactaaatctccccaaatcgcccagtgtgtccctacccttaaggtgaCTTCAAACACCTCAGTGATAACAGACAGAAAGGGTTAAATTAAGTTGAAATCCCCCTGTTGTTCCCCCCCAATCCCTGGCAGGACTGATATGTCTATGTGATTATTTGGGATTTAGTGGGACATCAAAGCCACAATAGACTCCTTGTCCTCTAAGCTCTTTACACAAACACTTACAAGGGGACAAGTTAAAAGGAAACGGATTTTTGTATTAATTGTGTCCCCTCTCATCTGCCAGAGCCAAAGACTGGCCCCCTACAGGCTGAACCCCCCCAGCTGAGAAAGGGTTAATCAGGATATATGTtgagtctaagggctcttactgacgagcggttgaagctgcgctccctccgtttttctgcgttcagccgcaggggagcgcaggaatagacgcattacgttttttccaatggggctgtactcacacaggcgcgtgtaggcgtcgaacgcaggaaaaatgcagcatgttgtgtctcaacctgcgttcggcccttacacgcgcctgtgtgagtacagccccattgggaaaaacgtaatgcgtctattcctgcgctcccctgcggctgaacacagaaaaacggaacgcaggggagcgcagcttcaaccgtcatcagtaagagccctaacgcTCATGGGGTATTTGTTGGGTGAAGTTCTTATTACCTGGATAGGATGGGGAACATTAGTATTAGGGCCCCCCTATCTCCTGTATCTGCTGACATGTACCCCCATCTGTCACTGAGCGTAattatatgcatttatttatttagtgcccCCCTGTGCACTGTTACTGTATTGTGCAATGgattaataaatatagatatcgTTTTTCATCATTCGGATTTGCTTTTACGTATACAGGATCCACATGTTCTCTATCTGATTCCTGGGGCTGATGCTGAAATTGAGAAATGCagaaataaatacacaaagcGCATCTGCCTCAGCTTTCATCTGTCTGACATTTAATTGTAAGCTGCGCTGGCCCTTTAACTGAGGATAATTATGGGAGAGATGAAGAAACAGAGGGTATTTGCCCCCCATCCCTGGATTTTCTGCTAATGAGAAGTGTTTGTGTTACATTGAGGGGCAACGGTgcaagtggggggggggattcagTTTCAGTTCAGTGACAAATGTTTATTCTTCTTTATGTGCAGCTGTGCCCCCACCTGAAACTGATTAACCCCCATTATTATCGTATCCTGCCCAGATGTGGCGACGACCATTTGCCCCTCTGTCACGTTCAACGTGGGATAATTACCCCCTAATCGGATACTCACAACTGATAGATCTTATATACATGAGCCCTGGGTCAGactcacttcccctttaacagggaCCCTAGAGTGACAATACAGCACGAGGGACACTGGGCACAGAGGATACAggcaggattattattattattattatatagtgaataaagtaccccctcttgtaaattaaaaggatattataagttaccaagaagTTTCAAAGGCCGAgagtttttatacagatcatggaactccgaggtaacttctaatatcctcatattttacaactgggggtactttatttattataatacacacgtttcagtgagtcatgtgacagaaatgacatcagaactcaccgtttataactgatgacatcagaactcaccgtttataactgatgacatcagaactcaccgtttataaggatataagatattcatggcttttgtgtattatatatagatgtatattcCTATCTCAGGGACTGTATCATTCATCTTAGATACTGCCAATAAGCTCTGTCTCAATGAACACACAGACACATTGTATCAATCAGATTGGTGACAGCCATTTAGAGGAGTTACTTGGGGCAGATCCCTAAAGATTGAATAAAAAGGACAGTTATTGGGAGGGTCCATGTTTCAGATCCCCCTTCTCATCAGGGCCCCTGAATTAGCCCCGCCCCTCCCTGCTGCAAGTTTACTGAACCCTGCAGAGCCATTTCCTATGTCCCCCCTGTAACAAGGCAAATGTTAATGGGAGCCATTGATGGAGCCCTGCGAGTAGCTGTGAAATGTCTCAAGGcccaagagagaaagagagagagagaggggcacCCTGAGCCCAGTCCATAGAGGAGTCATTAACATCTATTAGATCTGTTTGAAGTGATTCCGCCCCATTGTATCCGGGGTCACACAATGACATCTGCTGGCTGGGGCCCCTCACTTTCATCTCCTTACAATGTGAATAAAGCAGCAAAGCTTTAATAAAGTCCCTCCCCTTCTCTTGGAGCCCCCCAATAACTCCTGACATTTATTGCCAACACCCATTGTAAAAGATTGGGGTCCCCTCTGATGTCACCTTCCTCATTTCCTATTTTTGTCTTGCTTCCAGGTGAGttggagttcttaaagggccagtgtctAATATGATAGGCTGGAGTTAATGTACCCCAAAACACAACATAGAATAATATTCCTAATCTATGGCAGCCCCCCAGACCACCCCCAGCTCCTATTAATGAGTAAGTTAATGGGTCACTTTGTATCCCATTAGTTGTGTGTACTTTGCTaatgttttcacttaaaaagctgcagaatttcactggcTGGTAACCACTTGGCAAAACTCACACAGACCAGTGAGGGGACAGGGGGTCTCTGCGACAAGTGACACCCACCTGCAATGTTTTCTGTCCCCCCAGGCCCCGCCCACGTTTAACCCTTTAACAGCTGTGGTGTTGATCTGTTTGCAGGTGGACTGGGAAACCTTGAGCTGGAACTGCtgctaaaatgcaaataataataatacttataataataacaacaataatattaacaacaataaaataatacttattataataatatacttataatcATACATCTACTGTCCCAGCAAGGCATCTGCCCTTTAACATATCATTGTACTTACAGGATCCCTAGATATTACTCAAAGCAGTGACCATTTATACACTAAATAGATCAAGTTATTCCCCAACAGTGTTTGGTGATGAACCAGGAATAGACTAGAAAGATAAAATGAGAAGGTTGGTCATTGAAAATAACACCCAACATGTAATAAACAAAACATTGAATTGTCTACGAATATCAGTGTACAAAGCATCATTTGTGCTAATGCTAGgaacactttccctttaacagaTATTTAACTCTTTGTACTTTCCACTGATTATGCCTAAGAACATATCATTACTTAATTAGACAGATTTGGATTTAAAAACGATTCATTTTTACAgatcctgctaaaaaaataaaaataaatgacaaacaaTGGTATTTTGGCACAAGAGAAATCTGTAAATTAATCTCCATCAATGAAATAAATGTCATAAAGACAAGGAACCCCTTCCCACCAAAGAAATACATTATTTCCAcgtgttttaaaaataaactgagtgcccattaaattatatttgttatacaACTGCAGCCAACGATTCgtccaaaaaatacaatttaaagttGATTTAATTTCGAAGAATTCGCTGCAAATGTTGATTGGGAGGTGGAATTGGGggaatattatatattgtaattaaagggTTACCCGAGAGGAGAAAGAGAGTGGCCATTGGTTAAATACAAATCCAATCTTCTTTTAACACTTTATATCCAATAATCCCTTTTTCTTGTTGGAGGATGAAAGATTTAGGGGAAGATTAAGAGTCAATTGTCTGGTGTGAAGTGGGGCCCAGTATCAGTGTGaagcttttatttaaatacacaatatatttaatacacattaaatatatttccattaattCGGGGCAGAGATGAAAATAAAGGGAACAAAGTTAATTGTAATTACATTGGCCTGAAACTTGGTTTCGATTCATCTTATGTTTAACACAATCACTGCCATTTATTGATAATCTACAGCCAAATAATATTATTACAGATGTAAAACACTTGAATCCTGTTGTGTCCAAAGCCTGtgaataaaatgcagatttttaggTCGATATCCGCAGCCTTCGATTTATTTTAACGGGAAAAATGAAAATTGGAAGAATCAAATCCCCAAAAATCATCAGTTTCGTTTGAGTAAGTGATTAATAAAATTATGGTGGGTTTAAATGGCTACAAATCCAATTGGAGTCCAGGCCCTGAATTATTAATTCGTTTTGTTTGCTGGTGCTCCTAAAATGTCTATAAAATCCTATAAAATcagtaaataatccaaattataggCGGAAAATACGCAGTGAGTTGGATCGAAACAAACACTGAGTTTTTAGCTGGAATTACTGTGTATCGGGAGATTTAATTTATTAACTAATATTCCGTATTCTGTGAGTGTTTTGTATCTGACAAACGAACTAAAACCAACTTCCCAGTGGGAATGACGGAGCCCACAATTATCCAgacatttatcattaaaataattgcGTTTAATTGTTGGACAATTAGGAAACAAAGAAGCCGGGACATATGGTGGGGTCATTGGATTATCAGggaaaggataataataataataatatcagtgatcaggtaaaaaaaacacatttaataattACCTTCTGCCAAATATTGAATAATTACCCGTTTCCAAACAGAATTGGACACCGGCTCTGGATTTATATCACATTTATAGTAATTCTTCTATTAGCGGCGCAGGTTACATACGAGACAACGTGTGTTGGGAAAGTGCTGTCGACCCTAAAACTGGGTTGAAATGGCTGgaaatgagaaatggatttgattTCTAGTGGATCAGTTATTTGCTGGGTGttggatattattatttattactattgATATTATGTGGGTTAAGTGGGTGCCATAAGGTGATTGTTGTGTTTCTTTGATAACATTTGGGGGGTCTCATCTGTGGGTGCATAGTGATTGGGGTGCCTGTGTGGGTGCATAGTGATTGGGGTGCCTGTGTGGGTGCATAGTGATTGGGGTGCTTGTGTGGGTGCATAGTGATCAGGGTGCTTGTGTGGGTGCATAGTGATCAGGGTGCATAGTGATCAGGGTGCTGGTGTGGGTGCATAATGATCAGGGTGCTGGTGTGGGTGCATAGTGATCAGGGTGCTGGTGTGGGTGCATAGTGATCAGGGTGCCTGAATGGGTTACAGGAAGCCCTTCTGATTGGGAGGGGGGGTAACAACCATcatttcctccccccccccttgcaggcagagttcagttgTGTTTGCAGAGAGAGGGGAGGGGGCGTGGCCCAGCTCTGGGTTAATTTGCATACTAATAGGGGATTAGCATTTGTGAGCCCCCAGAGGCCCATATATATCCAGACTCCCAGCAAGAAGTCAGTCATTCTGCAGCCACAGGCAAAGCAACTCACCTGCTCCTTCCAGAGACACTTGGACTAATCTCCTGCACCCCCAGAGGAAACATGTTACACAGCCCTGTGTTCCCCGCATTTGGCCACCACCTGGCAGACTACCCAGCCATGCCCCTCGCCACGGACTTGCCCAGGACCCCAAAATCTTCCTTCAACATTGACTCCATCCTCTCCAGAACAGACAGACCTGCCTCCAAAGTCTCCATGGAGATGCCCAGCTGGCAGCCCCCTTCTCCCCCCTTCCACTACTCCTATGGCATGGTGCCCTACCCACCCATGTGGCTCATCAAACCCACAGTGGGCTACCCCAACATGGCACAAGCGCAGCCAATGAGGATGCCCAGGGGAGAATGTCTGTGCCCAGACCCTGCCTGTAAACACAGAGGTGAGTGATCCTATTCATTCTCTATATACTGATTCTCAGGTTATACCCGGACTAGAAATATCTATATCTGTAATTCTGTTATGAACTATGAttgtcaataaaataacaaagtgCCTATAAGTAAGTGCCACAACAGGCACAAAATGCTTTAGGCCTTCACctgtttgtcctaataaatggcttgaatttttgACTATATTTTTGTTATCtaattttttggaggaaaactcacaACTTTGTTTGTCACTATGATTGTCAATATATTGGCTCCTGTAGTTCTCTCTCTATGGGGAAttctaaatttacatttttctaaaatttacaGTCTAAAAAAAGGCCCAAAaagtgacaaataaagaatcttaacaaaTTCCCCagcacttcagttgaactgaacaaGCCACTCGGGTGAAGAAAAACTCTAAGTGTCCAGTGCAATTCTACGAGATACTCTCTATTGAAAGTCTCAGCTTAGTTGTAAATAATATGCAATGAATAATGTTTGCTATTGCCCTGTACTTATACTGCCCCCTTGTGTCTCTCCCCAGGATTGTCCTACTCCCACTGCCCCAATGGTGCCTTGAACCCCCTCTCATGGAGGACAGGACCCTGCAAGTTAAAGAGGATCCGCACAGTGTTCACCCCAGAGCAGCTGGAGAGGCTGGAGAAGGAGTTTCTCAAACAGCAATACATGGTTGGCACTGAAAGGGTGGACCTGGCATCTACATTGAACCTCACAGAAACACAGGTGAGCGCAAGCTTCTGAGACAAACGTTACAATATATTGTGTGTAAGAAGTGGAATAGACGCTAATGTAGGAGAAATACTGGTCATGATTGGGTGCAGGGGCACAAAAAGTTGAATTTGTCCTGTAGCTGATGGCTCCTTCTGTGACCATTGGGGGGTTTCTGTGGGACAAACTAATAAGGGAAGACTTTAACCCATATTTGTGTGTTCTGGATCCTTTGAGCTGTAACTCAATCCCGTCTCCTTTATCTCCTGCAGGTGAAAGTCTGGTTCCAGAACCGACGCATCAAGTGGAGGAAGCAGAGTCTGGAGCAGAAGAAGGCCAAGTTGTCCCAATTTGGGGTGATCCTGGCCGACAGCTCAGATCACACTGATgacagcagagagacagaggaagaggaggatgatGTAGATGTGGAACTGTAGGGTCTATTGAACATAGACTAGAACTTGCTAAGCATCATGGGTAGTTTCAgcaaaacccccccaaaaagaGCACTACAGTCAAGAAGATGGCATTGGACTAAGCCAAATACTTGGTGACTGAACATTCAAAAAAAACCTCTGACTTTCCATGGACAGTGAGGGTAGGGTTAATTCTTCATAAACGTCTCTTTAACCCATTACTGGGGCACCTTACACGGCACTGAGCCAGCACTTGGGTGTATTGgattatggactggagagatcAGGGAAGAGGATTGGGTGATGCTGCACGGACAATCCATAGGCGCTGTACCTTTAAACTGGGCTTTGGGAGAGTGGTGGCTATTGAGACTGGGGTGCCCCAGCCTGCCCTTGCAATCTCTTTGAtcacattttgggtgctgctgaTAATCATCCAAGTTGAAAAtccaaatgtactttttttttgccttaatatTTATAGTAACTGTGTTACTTCCACAGTCCTGATGCCTTGTACTGCGCCTCCCCCCCTGGCACTCAGTGGGCTAGTCCTCAGCCCTTCATGCTCCtgtgtgtatatactatatatgtcaTGCCATGGGGGTGTCTGCCAGCGCTCAGGATACTGATCATATGACTTTCTGTAcatgaatgtattatttatactgaTGCTGTTTGTTACTTATTTATTGGATctgattttttatataaagatttttttttctattttacataaaatacacGTCTTGTGGTTTTTCTCACTTCTACTGTAcacatgcaccccccccccccccacaataacACTGGCTGTCCTGCTATACACACAAACAGCCCCCCAAAATCATTCCACTATTCTCATATCTCCCAGAATCCTTAGCCAGCCGGTGGCCAACAAAGAGGTCTGGGGCCCTAAACAAACGGCACTGGGCAAGTCACCAGGGTACAGCACAAAGCTGCCCAGCAGTGACCCCTAGTGGCCCAGACAGGCTATAAGAACACACGTTTAATTTAAGTTTACAGTTCTTAGTTTAAACTGGTTGTTAGGATAAGCAGTCAGTAGCAACCAGAAATACAGGCAAGGCTGAATGTTGTTATCATTTATATGGTGACAGGATAGATACACATGCCTATCATAGGGAGATGAAAGGGCCCAGATtcctagagcttacaatctaaacagtGAGCCAGATaagattaaaggggaatttcATCCAAAAACTCCGCATTGCATAATGGACATGGTCgtattaagcaactttttataatttaaggggtggtttaccttttaaGTTccattttagtatgttctagaatgacgtttctaagcaacttcttcattatttttatacaatattttttaattatttgcctttttctgacgcTTTCCACTCTTTCTAAAATAACAAATTccatgtaaggctacaaatgtattgttattgctactttttattactcatctttctattcaggcctctcctcctcatattccagtctcttattcaaatcagtgcatggttgctagggaaatttgggccctagcaaccagattgctgagattgcaaactggagagctgctgaataaaaaagctaaataaatcaaaaatcacaaataataaaaacgaaaaaccaattgcaaattgtctcagcatgtcactttctacatcatactaacagttaatttaaagtggaacaacccctttagcgttatgtgtaaatgtaattgctactgaaaccAGTGTCTGTCTGACTGTTAATATcccctgcactgctgcctctgactcctgaaacagtgttGTGGTTGCTAGGTGGAGAAgggacttctgctacattgtttcaggagtcagaaccagagagcaGAAATAGATAAACAGATTCTAAATTCAATAtcaataacatttataaataagtCTGAAATGGAATGAATGAATATATGGGGAAAGTTGCTGATCATTGTGCAAACAatggtttttgggtggagttccccttgcTCATTTAAATAACATCTAGGAATTGTCCCAATTTTTATTCAGCTCtgttccctctttctgtttcttcACCTTCATTTGGGCTTTAATGTCACTTGGGTTGGAACACTCAGAGGGAACTTTCAGATACATTTTACCTCTAGAGTTGGAACATCTCCAATgatctagtgcagggatccccaaacttttaaacccatgagcaacattcacaaGTAAAaggcgttggggagcaacacaagcatgaaaaatgttcttggggtgctaaataagggctgtgattggccatttagtagcatctatgtggattgtcaacctacattgagactctgtttggcagtgcatttggtttttatacagccaaaacttgcctccaagcctggaattcaaaaataagcacctgctttgaggccactgggagcaacatccaaggggttggagagcaacatgttactcatgagctaccggttggggatcactgctctagtgtaTTTCAGGCCAATAATGAGGTGCAATATGCGTGAATTCCCATGATGCTTTGGGCTGTCACTTCCCACCTCTGTCCTCTCTCAGGCCCCTCAGGTAGAGCTTTTGTTATTGAGAATGTTCCTCCCAGTGGGACCGAGGCCTAATTACTAACAATGAGAGTCATTAGCAAACCAATCAGCTTGTCATTCTCAATGTCTGGGGAGCTGGGACTTTGTGGATTCCATGTCTGGTTTGGATACACACATAGAGGCCTCAGTGCTTGAGTTATTGCTCCTCTCACTTACAAAAGGGACTCATGAAAACCCAGAGTAAACACCAAAACACTCATACGTAGCTCACAAACACCCTGAGGCGGGGAGAGAGaagagtatatatgtatataaaagcaACATATGCAGGCCCTGTGCATGGTGacaactgtataataaatgtatagtaaCTGTATAATAAGTGTATAATAAGTGTATAATAAGTGTATAGTAACTGTATAATAACTGTATAATAAGTGTATAATAAGTGTATAGTAACTGTATAATAAGTGTATAATAAGTGTATAATAAGTGTATAATAGCTGTATAATAACTGTATAATAAGTGTATAATAACTGTATAATAGCtgttttggctgcagtcacccagtg
This region includes:
- the not.L gene encoding homeobox protein not2 yields the protein MLHSPVFPAFGHHLADYPAMPLATDLPRTPKSSFNIDSILSRTDRPASKVSMEMPSWQPPSPPFHYSYGMVPYPPMWLIKPTVGYPNMAQAQPMRMPRGECLCPDPACKHRGLSYSHCPNGALNPLSWRTGPCKLKRIRTVFTPEQLERLEKEFLKQQYMVGTERVDLASTLNLTETQVKVWFQNRRIKWRKQSLEQKKAKLSQFGVILADSSDHTDDSRETEEEEDDVDVEL